The Allocoprobacillus halotolerans nucleotide sequence CCAGTTTTTCAAGACGTTGAATATAATTTTCAATTGTTTCACTACGACTTCCTGGTCTTGCAGCTGATAATGTATCAGCAGCTGCCACTAAAATAGAAATCACACTCGTTGGTTCAACATCACCATGATGTGATTCAATGGCATTAATAACAGTTGCATTTTCACCATATTTCTTAGCAAATTTGACACCTAATTCAACATGGCTTCCTTCCATTTCATGATCAACTGCTTTTCCTAAATCATGTAAAAGTCCTGCACGTCTTGCTAATTGTTGATTCAAACCAAGCTCAGCAGCCATCATTCCTGCAAAATGAGCCACTTCCAATGAATGTTGTAAAGCATTTTGACCATAACTTGTACGGTATTTTAATTTTCCAATTAACATCACAATTTCTTTATGAACACGTGATAATCCTAATTCAAAAATAGCATCTTCTCCTGTTTTTTGAATCACTTCACGAAGTTCATTTTTTGTTTTTTGAACGACTTCTTCAATACGTCCAGGTTGAATTCTTCCATCACGAATCAATGTTTCTAATGAAAGACGAGCAATTTCTCTTCTAATAGGATCAAAACATGAAATCGTAATGGCTTCAGGTGTATCATCAATAATTAATTCTACTCCTGTCGCATTCTCAATGGCTTTAATGTTTCTCCCTTCACGTCCAATAATACGCCCTTTCATTTCTTCACTTGGTAAAGCCACAACATTGACAGTTCTTTCAATCGTTTCTTCTTGTGAATAACGATTAATAGCTGCCGCAATAATATCTTTGGCATATAATGAAGCCTTTGATTTTGCTTCATCTTCTTGTTCTTTGATATAAGCTGTGACTTCTTTTGACATTTTTTGTTCAACTTGTTTAAATAATTCTTCCTTTGCTTCATTAGCGCTCATTGCTGCAATCTTTTCTAATTCTGAGATTTTCTCATCAATTTGATTTTTCAATTGAGCCTCTAATTTCCCTAGTTCTTCACTTTTCTTTTCCAATTGCACTGCTTTTTCTTCCAAGACATCTTCTCTGCCTTGTAAAGCAATATCTCGACGATCAATATTTTGTTCTCTTTGCAATAGTTTGTTTTCAAATTTAGTAACTTCTAAGCGTTGTTCCTTGATTTCTTTTTCAGCTTCAAGCTTATATTCATAAGCTTGTGTTTTAGCATCAAGAATAGCTTCCTTAACTATATTATCAGCCTTAGAGTTCGCTTCTTCAACAATTTTAGCAGCATCTCCATGAGCTTTTGATACGCCTAATTTTGTTAAAATAAAATATAAACCGAATCCTAAAGCGACACAAAGAACATAGGTAACAATAGTAAGAAGGTTTGCATCCATAATATTTTCCTCCTATTTCCTATGACAAATTTCTAGTTGTGCATCACACACATAAGATATTATACCGTATTTTTGTGAAATTGACAATAAAATATCAAAAGATTGCACATAACCTAAACTGATTATAAAACAAAAAACCAATATAGATGAATATATTGGTTAAGCTGCTTCAGATTCAAATATCTGAGTTTTAATTTTTTCTTCAATTTCAGACATAATTTCAGGATGTTCAGCCAAGAAAATTTTTACATTTTCTCTACCTTGGCCAATCTTTTCACCCTGATATGCATACCAAGCTCCAGATTTATCAATAATGTTATGAGCAACTGCTAAATCAATAATTTCTCCATCTCTAGCAATACCCTTACCATAGATAATATCTACTGATGTTGTTTTAAATGGTGGTGAAACTTTATTTTTAACAACCTTAATGTTCACTTTATTTCCAACAATATCACTACCATTTTTAATAGCTTCACTACGTCTAATTTCAATACGAACCGAAGCATAGAATTTTAATGCACGTCCTCCTGTCGTTGTTTCTGGATTACCATACATCACACCAATCTTCTCTCTTAACTGATTGATAAAGATAATCGTACATGATGTTTTGTTCATAAGCCCAGATAAACGACGCATAGCTTTAGACATCATACGTGCCTGTAACCCAACTGAGTTATCGCCCATTTCTCCATCAAGTTCTACTTGAGGTACCAATGCGGCAACAGAATCCACTACAACCAAGTCAATTGCATTACTTTTGACCAATGTTTCGGCAATCGCCAAACCTTGTTCACCACTATCTGGTTGTGACAAAATCAACTCATCAACATTAACGCCTAAATTCTTGGCGTAGACAGGATCAATTGCATGTTCAGCATCAATAAATGCTGCACGTCCTCCCTGCTTTTGAACTTCAGCAATCGCATGAAGTGTCAATGTTGTTTTTCCACTAGATTCAGGACCATAGATTTCAATAATACGCCCTTTGGGATACCCACCAATTCCTAATGCTGCATCCAATGTTAGTGAACCTGTTGGAATGACGTCAATGTCCACAGCCACACGATCACCAAGTTTCATAATTGAACCTTTTCCAAATTGTTTTTCAATTAAATGAATGGCATCAGTCAATGCTTTATCTTTTTTATCATCAACTGACTCTGTTTTTTTCACTTTCTTTTCTGTCATAAAATATTCCTCCTACTATTTATATACAACACTTTTTTTCGAAATTACTTCAAAATTTCTAAAATTTTTTCAATTCCTAACAAAATAGCCTGTTTTTGAATATCATCACGACCTCCAGAAAGATGATAACAAAAAGTATGAATATGCTTTTGATAAGCAATACCAATATAAATCAAACCAACTGGTTTTCCTTCCATTGCTGATGGTCCAGCATTACCAGTAAAAGAAATACAGAGATCACAATCAAACATCTTTTGTCCCTGTATGGCCATCAAGCCAGCAACCTCATTAGAAACAACTCCAAATTGATTGATGACTTTTTCATCAATATGCAAAACATCTCTTTTAATACGCGTCTGGTAGCTAACCAACGAACCACGATAAACAGCTGAAATGCCACTAATACTCCCTATCGCCTTCGCAAAACCACCTACAGTAAAACTTTCAACACTGCTAATGGAAATCTGTCTTTGTATCAATAATTGTGCCAATTCTTCCATCTTACATACTCTCCATAATATATTGGCGATTCTTCATAAAATAATCAACGCCACTCACAAAAGAAATCACTGTTGCCAGCCAGATCATGATCTGATCCATTGGAATATGCCAATAAGCAAAAACAATATTATTCAACAATAATAGACAAATTGCAATCATTTGTGTCATTGTCTTTGCTTTTCCTAAATAACTAGTAGCCAAAACAATATTTTTTGACTCGCCACCAAACGAATAGCATCGACAATGGTATCTCGAGAAATCATTATAATAGGAATGATAATATGAATATCTTGAGATGATGCCAATAATAACAAAGCTGTATTGACAATCAATTTATCAGCAATTGGATCAATAAACTTTCCAAAAGTTGTTACCAAATGATGCTTACGTGCAATATAACCATCAAGATAATCAGTCAAAGCTGACAAAGCAAAAATCAAAAACAAAACAATATCCAACAAAGACAAAGATGTGGATAAAATCTGAAAAACAGGTATTTCAATACCTAATGATTGATAAGGTATTAAATAAACAATAATAAATAATGGGACACTCACTAAACGAATCGTTGTTAATCTATTAGGTAAATTCATATTATTCCTTCTCTAATGTTAAAATCAAATCAACAGGACGATCCTGATTGGTATTCTTATCTTCATCAGTCAATGGAACTTCCTGATTATTAATATAATAACGATGTCCTCTATTATTACCATTACGTAAATCTAAACTTTCAAAATCATTCACATCAAAAGTCAATTCAACCGTTTCCGTTTCACTATCTTCATTTTCATGATATATCTTTGAAACAAACTGATCATAAACTTCATCATTGACTTTCATTTGAGCCCAACAAGGTGCATTGTATTCAATCTTTAATGTAAAAGTCGATGTTCCTGCTGGCAATTGGAAATGGTAATCTAAGAAATCATTTCTTGTAAACTGCACTGTTGCATTTTGCGTTGTTGGATTATTGGCATCTGGTTCATTTGTTGATGGTGTCTCAGGTTGCGTTGTTTCTACATTACCTTCCACTGTCATCTGATTTTCTGGTTTTGCAGGTTCACCACTTTGTGAACGTGTCGCATATAAACCATACCAAATAACAACAATAACAAAACATACCAAAACCAAAATGATAGCCGTACGAATAATTGTAACATGTGATTTATCTTCATAAACAGAAGGTTTTCTAGCTAATTGAGGTGTTTTAAAAGAAAATTTTTTCCCCTTATTCACAATTTCTTCATTATGATCTTCAGTTTTTTCTTTTTCTTTTAAATCTTCTAGCTCAATTTCTCGTGTCAATTCGATATATTGTTCTGTCAATTGCTGTGCATCCATATCCAAAGCCAGTGAAATCTTCTTCAAATACATCTTCACATAAGCTTCATCACCTTTATATCGATCAAATTTACCTTTTTCTATATCTCTTAATACAGCGACTGAAATTTTCGTTTTTGCTGATAAATCTTCAATCGTCATTTTTCTATTTTCTCTTTTTTGACGAATATTTTCACCTAAATTATCCAAAAAAATACCTCCTTATTTCCATAAAAATGTCCCTTCAATAATAAACATATTAAACCATAAAACCATTCTTTTGACAATACCAACACTATTATTTTATGAATTTATGAACAAGTTATGAATTTTTCATAACACACCCTATATTTTATTGATTTTTTTACAAAATTTACCTTTTTATATTTCAGGCAGAAAAAAGTCGACATTTCTATCGACAAAAATTGCTCACTCTGATAAGCCGAGTTCTGTTTTTCAACCGATTATTTATCTATGCATTGCATCTTCATGTTCGTTCGTTTCCTTACATGAAACTCCCCTACCATAATTTGGGTTTCATCCTTGCAGAGTTTACCTCTTTTCACTCTTTTTTCAAAAGACATAGTTTCTGTGGCACTTTATGACTTATCAACCATACCTGAATGGCTTAGGTCTTAGGTCTGTCGTTAGCTAAGCTACCTGCATTTATTAGATGCAGTACAAACACTACAATCATCACAGATTGTGGATGCCCGGACTTTCCTCTATTTCTAGCAATCGGTTCTCATGAGCATGTTTATTTTACTCAAAAAGTCATAAAAAAGCAATCATTATTTATTTTTATAAACTTCTTTTTCTAAATTAGAGATTCTTTTTAATAAATCTACATTAGATGAAAGATTTTCTTCCATAGAGCGTAAATTATCTTGTTGAATCATTTGATCTCTTTCCATATTTGCCATTTTCATTTTTAATGCTTCATTTTCTTTTTGAAGATTTTCAATCTGTTCATATGATTCATTCAACATATTTGCAAATGTTTCATAATCCTCTTTAACTGTATCTAAAAAATAATCTACTTCAGTTGCACTATAACCTTTAAAATCTATTTGAAAATGTTTGTTTAAAATCTTTTTTGGACTTAATTGTATTTTATTTGCCATATACATCACCTTTCCTCCACCATATTTTCACAAAAAATAATCGTAAATGCAAGATATTTTTAAAAAAAGATGATTTTCCACACAAATTAGACAAGATGGGAAAAATATATGTTATAATAAAATGGTAAATGTAAGAAAGGACATGATTTATGGTTAATTATCCCAATATGAAACGTAACTGGCAAACATCAACGATTATGACCAGTGATAAAAAACATTATACAGCTCATCGTGGAATGTCATTAGAAGAAGACATTTCTTTATCCAATCAATATTATCTGAGTCATGATGTGGCAGTGATTTATAAAAAACCAACGCCTATTCAAA carries:
- a CDS encoding CinA family protein encodes the protein MEELAQLLIQRQISISSVESFTVGGFAKAIGSISGISAVYRGSLVSYQTRIKRDVLHIDEKVINQFGVVSNEVAGLMAIQGQKMFDCDLCISFTGNAGPSAMEGKPVGLIYIGIAYQKHIHTFCYHLSGGRDDIQKQAILLGIEKILEILK
- a CDS encoding helix-turn-helix domain-containing protein; amino-acid sequence: MDNLGENIRQKRENRKMTIEDLSAKTKISVAVLRDIEKGKFDRYKGDEAYVKMYLKKISLALDMDAQQLTEQYIELTREIELEDLKEKEKTEDHNEEIVNKGKKFSFKTPQLARKPSVYEDKSHVTIIRTAIILVLVCFVIVVIWYGLYATRSQSGEPAKPENQMTVEGNVETTQPETPSTNEPDANNPTTQNATVQFTRNDFLDYHFQLPAGTSTFTLKIEYNAPCWAQMKVNDEVYDQFVSKIYHENEDSETETVELTFDVNDFESLDLRNGNNRGHRYYINNQEVPLTDEDKNTNQDRPVDLILTLEKE
- the rny gene encoding ribonuclease Y, yielding MDANLLTIVTYVLCVALGFGLYFILTKLGVSKAHGDAAKIVEEANSKADNIVKEAILDAKTQAYEYKLEAEKEIKEQRLEVTKFENKLLQREQNIDRRDIALQGREDVLEEKAVQLEKKSEELGKLEAQLKNQIDEKISELEKIAAMSANEAKEELFKQVEQKMSKEVTAYIKEQEDEAKSKASLYAKDIIAAAINRYSQEETIERTVNVVALPSEEMKGRIIGREGRNIKAIENATGVELIIDDTPEAITISCFDPIRREIARLSLETLIRDGRIQPGRIEEVVQKTKNELREVIQKTGEDAIFELGLSRVHKEIVMLIGKLKYRTSYGQNALQHSLEVAHFAGMMAAELGLNQQLARRAGLLHDLGKAVDHEMEGSHVELGVKFAKKYGENATVINAIESHHGDVEPTSVISILVAAADTLSAARPGSRSETIENYIQRLEKLEEISKGFDGVDKVFAIQAGREIRVIVKPDKVDDLASHQLARDIRDKIENELTYPGHIKVTVIREVRANEIAK
- the recA gene encoding recombinase RecA, producing MTEKKVKKTESVDDKKDKALTDAIHLIEKQFGKGSIMKLGDRVAVDIDVIPTGSLTLDAALGIGGYPKGRIIEIYGPESSGKTTLTLHAIAEVQKQGGRAAFIDAEHAIDPVYAKNLGVNVDELILSQPDSGEQGLAIAETLVKSNAIDLVVVDSVAALVPQVELDGEMGDNSVGLQARMMSKAMRRLSGLMNKTSCTIIFINQLREKIGVMYGNPETTTGGRALKFYASVRIEIRRSEAIKNGSDIVGNKVNIKVVKNKVSPPFKTTSVDIIYGKGIARDGEIIDLAVAHNIIDKSGAWYAYQGEKIGQGRENVKIFLAEHPEIMSEIEEKIKTQIFESEAA
- a CDS encoding DivIVA domain-containing protein, yielding MANKIQLSPKKILNKHFQIDFKGYSATEVDYFLDTVKEDYETFANMLNESYEQIENLQKENEALKMKMANMERDQMIQQDNLRSMEENLSSNVDLLKRISNLEKEVYKNK